One Bartonella kosoyi DNA segment encodes these proteins:
- a CDS encoding D-alanyl-D-alanine carboxypeptidase family protein, which translates to MYTVLRILLTLWGILAFNTWGRAQDFQTSASQVLLLDDDTETILLEKQSDIPFFPASLAKLMTAEVVFHQLKEGLLKNTQKFKVSENAWRKGGAPSGTTTMFAKIKTEINISDLLRGLIIVNGNDAAIILAEGISGDEDHFAQLMNQRAKIIGLSQSHFVNATGLPEEGQFVTAHDMIILARHIVQEYPDYYTLYREPHFTWNNIFQRNKNPLISKEIGVEGFGFGYSEKEGFSMVATIYKNHRRLFLAINGLQDGKKHTTEIERILQWGITAFDLKTIFTKGATVARASVYGGKRNFVPLIVKKPINFMLSNEKKANVKAKVKYHGPLKAPIVAGQSVGVIQILEDKKVLLEKPVFAGVNVPEGSFFTKVKDAFYEITIGWLRKYL; encoded by the coding sequence ATGTATACAGTATTAAGGATCTTATTGACCTTATGGGGAATATTGGCATTTAACACGTGGGGGAGAGCACAAGATTTTCAAACTTCCGCTTCACAAGTGTTGTTACTCGATGATGATACAGAAACAATACTCCTTGAAAAACAAAGTGATATTCCTTTTTTTCCTGCTTCATTAGCAAAACTGATGACGGCAGAAGTCGTTTTTCATCAATTAAAAGAAGGATTGTTAAAGAATACCCAAAAATTCAAGGTCAGTGAAAATGCTTGGCGTAAGGGTGGGGCACCTTCCGGTACAACCACGATGTTTGCAAAAATAAAGACAGAAATCAATATTTCTGATCTTTTGCGTGGTTTAATTATTGTCAATGGAAATGATGCTGCTATTATTCTGGCTGAAGGAATATCAGGAGATGAGGACCATTTTGCACAGCTGATGAATCAGCGTGCTAAAATAATTGGATTATCTCAGAGTCATTTTGTTAATGCAACAGGGCTTCCCGAAGAGGGACAATTTGTAACAGCACATGATATGATTATATTGGCGCGTCATATTGTTCAGGAATATCCAGATTATTATACACTTTATCGTGAGCCTCATTTTACGTGGAACAATATTTTTCAACGGAATAAAAACCCTCTTATTTCTAAGGAAATTGGTGTAGAAGGATTTGGTTTTGGCTACAGCGAAAAAGAAGGATTTTCAATGGTTGCCACCATTTATAAAAATCATCGGCGTCTTTTTTTAGCAATCAATGGTTTGCAAGATGGTAAAAAACATACAACGGAAATAGAACGTATTCTTCAATGGGGAATAACGGCTTTTGATCTCAAAACGATTTTTACAAAAGGAGCAACGGTTGCCCGTGCTTCTGTTTATGGTGGAAAGAGAAATTTTGTTCCACTTATTGTCAAAAAACCAATAAATTTTATGCTTTCCAATGAAAAAAAAGCCAATGTTAAAGCAAAAGTTAAATATCATGGTCCCTTAAAAGCGCCCATCGTTGCAGGGCAATCAGTTGGTGTCATTCAAATTTTAGAAGATAAAAAGGTTCTTTTGGAAAAACCAGTTTTTGCCGGTGTGAATGTTCCGGAAGGAAGTTTCTTTACAAAAGTAAAAGATGCATTCTATGAAATAACAATTGGATGGTTGCGAAAATATTTATAG
- a CDS encoding septal ring lytic transglycosylase RlpA family protein, which translates to MPSNSKKKFTSIIKQTFQLFSMIVVSQSLVSCCASETAHFSIKDFYHNKPIDVNTSVLPKQISNNKNQAEAKKHGRAIVGKPYQIKGKWYYPENDPTYTRVGEASWYGSDFHGRLTANGEIYDMNLLTAAHPTMPLPSYARVTNLKNGSSLIVRVNDRGPFMKDRIIDLSKQAATILGYVDRGVADVKVEYIAEAPIGYYDGAYLMASYTPGNTDSYSLASESVSKKRETVLFKERNTENKEGLAKADPVSQEQRNKNVAVKLPEIGPIMVDKPVPFDQVASINKLNKRTKVNWLQLF; encoded by the coding sequence ATGCCTTCAAATAGTAAAAAGAAATTTACTTCTATTATCAAGCAGACATTTCAATTATTTTCTATGATCGTTGTTTCTCAATCATTGGTGTCTTGTTGCGCAAGCGAAACCGCACATTTTTCAATAAAAGATTTCTATCATAATAAACCAATTGACGTAAATACTTCTGTTCTACCGAAACAAATATCCAATAATAAAAATCAAGCAGAAGCAAAAAAACATGGGCGGGCGATTGTTGGTAAACCTTACCAGATAAAAGGAAAGTGGTATTATCCTGAAAATGATCCAACGTATACACGTGTTGGCGAAGCATCATGGTATGGTTCAGATTTTCATGGGCGTTTAACAGCAAACGGTGAAATTTATGACATGAACCTTCTGACTGCTGCTCATCCTACAATGCCTTTACCTAGCTATGCTCGTGTTACTAATTTGAAAAATGGATCTTCACTCATTGTTAGAGTGAATGATCGCGGACCTTTTATGAAAGACCGTATCATTGATTTATCAAAGCAAGCTGCAACAATACTTGGTTATGTAGATAGGGGCGTTGCAGATGTTAAAGTAGAATATATTGCTGAAGCACCCATTGGCTATTATGATGGTGCATATTTAATGGCCTCTTATACTCCTGGAAATACGGACTCATACTCATTAGCGTCAGAAAGCGTTTCGAAAAAAAGAGAAACTGTTTTGTTCAAGGAGCGTAACACAGAGAACAAAGAAGGATTAGCTAAAGCAGATCCTGTTTCACAGGAACAACGCAATAAAAATGTTGCAGTGAAATTGCCAGAAATTGGTCCTATCATGGTTGATAAGCCGGTGCCATTCGATCAAGTTGCTTCTATAAATAAGCTCAACAAAAGAACAAAGGTCAATTGGCTACAACTGTTTTAA